GCTAATAAATTACATTGATCTCATAATGTTCTTTATGGTACTTTTACAATATAAATCACATATTTTGCTTATTTGCTAGCAATATAGTTTGGAATTATTTCTACGAAcaaattgaattaaaatgtaaagGGTCTGTATCATTGTCTGTGGGGAGGTAAAATTACATATAAAACCTTCATGTATATTACACTGTTTGTTAATGCTAACAGTATtgcatttatgtaattgttaCTTTCCTGCATGAACATGCCAATTTGAAATATACAGCCCTATATTTTGCAAAGATCGGGGCCACGCTAGCATTTCTGATCATTATGTCATTTTATGTTTGCTGCCGGATGATCTACAATGCATTGCACTATCCGAGACCATTGACTATTGACTCTCCACTGAAGCAAAGGTGTGCAGGTTTGCAAGGGGGGCATTTCCGTCCGGGAGATGAGCTTGGTGCTTACAACATTCAGCAACAGGATTGTGACtaattgtggcaggatggcttgcagtggtgaggtgtggtgacgtcacggaccaggaagtaactgaaccaaaacagtggatgggcgggtgaaactgaacgctactgcggtcagcgtatttaataaataataatacaaaacaaacgatttgaacaaaacaacaaaacagaaaccaaagggcacgttggccaaacaaataaacagaaacaagtatatttacatatagcaattgttcttatttttcctcgctctctccgctccccgtactctcctctgtacactcaactccgcagcacggacagctgcaggttcttatactctggccgaggggttaactagctgttaattatcttattacccctcggccacagtctgcacgcgtttagtaaggatgcgtgactgtcagctagttaaataatcagtagctgatcagccacgcatcctcacagggttttaaatatacaaaaacaacaacaaatacgcggTGCTTTGAACTGCGCcgccaacaaaaatacaaataataataaataaatatataggggcgggacactccgccacactaaTGCATTTGGAGGAAAAGCCCACCAGTCGTAAGGAATTAGTTAATGACCAAATTATtcaattatatttataaaatatacttAGGGACAAAGCAATGGCTCCCCAtcccctttgaaaaaaaaaatgtctccaGACAAATGTGAATTATATTTGGTAATATTTCAAGCCCcatgcacaataaaaacaaatgggttTGGGTGTCCAGTCATTCTAGAACGGACCAGATTATCAATTTCTGATATGTACTTTGTTTAATTAATGCACGGTTAGTTGTTTGAAGCTGTTCTCAGgtggtgtatttttattttgaaagaaacagGTAAATGTTGAAGACATTTGTTCCTATTGCATTACCTACAGgtagacaaaaaaatggaaacacctgggtaaatgacagacaccaagtatattgaaagcaagggcttccacacaggtgtggcttatgcattaattaagcaaataacatcccagcatgcttaaggTCATGTacaaaaatgctggacaggcctggtcacctataattatggctagcatggctgcaagaggagacctcagtgactttgaaagaggggtgatttttggggcgcgtttggcaggagcttcagtgaccaagacagctcaacttgctgatgtttcacgagcaacggtgtctaaggtgatgtcggcatggaactctgagggaaagacatcatcagcaaagggcaacagtgggcggaagcgcatactccaggatcgtgatatccatgcattaattcgaagagcaaggcaaaacaggcgaacaactgcagatcaattgattgcaaatttcaacctggggcgcaaacagccagtttcatcaaaaatggtccagACATTCATTTAAATGCACATACAGCAACATTCATTGCTGAAACAAATCATATGGTATTTCAAAATTGCAATATCTTTTCCTCTCAGACTTACAGTATTGCCCTTCTACTTTCATACAATCTGTCACTCCTATGTAAACACAGGTGTGTTCTACTTGgcaaacagtatttttttcttcatcttgtTTACCTTCAAATTCCTTTAGTTGGGGTTTGTATATAACTGGAAGCCCTGCTCTACTATACAGTTTGCCATGCACAGTGTGACAGGACAAATAAGAAAGTGAGCCCCTTTCTTGACACTTTTTGGGAGCAATGATTTCAGGCACCATCTAAAACAGCAAAAATCAAATGGAACTATGACATCTTAATAAAAAAATGGACTTGAGCATTTGGTTGAAATTACAACTGGATTTTCCATTTCATAGCTTCTAATTTTAACATCTTGTGTAACTTTTGTCTTATGGTAAACAGCCATTACAGGTTTGAAAGACCCCTCTCTGCACCATGTTGCTGGGTTTCTCTGTGTTAACAAATGTGGTGGTTGAGAGGTTTAATTAGACACCAATACGTGATGTTTTGAAGGGGAAAATAAAGACTGTGCTTGCTTTCTGTTAAACAAGTATTAATAACAAAGGGGTGTTGTCACTACTTTGAAGATCGATTGTCATATGTCCGTTGAGTCAATAGAATACTTTTCAgggaaaaaaatgatttcaaaataGCTACATTTATTATTGCTGCTGTGTAAGGGTTTGGCTCCTTGCACTAGGTGTATTAATAATGTACTGCTGTAGTGTTTATTCTGTTACTACATCCAAACAGCCACTTAGCCATCCCTAGAGTGCGATAGCATGCTCAAGTGTGATAGGAATCAAAGAGTCATTCATCCCACTGAGTATTCCCAGAGATCAGGGCTTCTTCCGGTGACTACTGAATATTTCATCACAGATTTACGTCATGTGAATGAGCTAGTTGTCTTTATTGGAGAGGAGAAACCACCACCTGCGACCTCAAAACCTGAGTGTTACTCATTGTTATTTACACGGAAGTCAAGACAGGAAGCAGCAGAGGAACATTATCGTCACCTTTCTGTGGATTTACAGCTGAGAGGTCATATGAAGGCAAGAACCTCTGGGCCCTGATTTGGTTTGGCAAGTTTCCAAGTTATGATAGGTTTACTGAGAAACACCATGATACAGTGTGGCTACTACTTCTTCTTTGTCTAAACTAAACATCAAACAAAAGCTCTTTGATTAATATGTTTCTGTGTTCCCTGGGAACAATGAGAATTTTAAGTGTCACACTTTTCCAGCATAACGAAAGATGACTAATATATGTAGTATAATTTAAAGGTTTTTCCAGAAACCCCTCACTGGCACTACACTTCAGTCTTAATAtagtgttactgtatgtaaattgTTAAATACTGCAGAGGCCACTTAATATATTTATGGAGTTGGTGAGTGTACAGGACAATGGGACAGTTAACTGAGTTTTTGAAACAAAATACAGTACGTGCTTGTGTTATAAAACTATAATGGATTTTTTGTTCTTCTCACAAATATTTTATTCTTATCAATCCAGATTCCCACAAACCTAAAGCTCAGCACATAAAACAACCTCCTCTGCATCACAGAAATGATATCCAACGTGAACAAAGGAGGAATTTCACACCGCTAAACCTTTTTCTCAGAATACCAGTACCTATATTGGCATTTCTGTCCAATCTGAATGTGGGCATGTCAGTGTCCTAGAGGAGGTTTGTTAAAACTCACATGTATTTCCAGGGTTGGATGCAGTGGAAAGCACATATTGCATTAGCATATTTGTCAGCCGTTAGCAGAAATGGGGCTACTATCACTTGCTGCTTTTAGTGGAAGACATGCAAAACTGTACAGAACACGCACACTGTAGTTTAATTTATCAGGGTATTTAAAGGTTAAGAAACAATAGCAATACTATTTGATTTGTCAGtttgctgtgttgttgttttgtcatAGAGCTCtagtcacaaagctttaactcaagaGTTAATGAAGGAATCCTTAATGCACAAAATACTCTGGAtgtttttaatgagtttttacTCCTGTATAAAACCAATGTAAACCTTACTCTTTCCTAAGTTTCTAATCAATATATTGAGTTACTAGACACATCTCCCATGAGTATGGTACATCTGCAATAAAATACTTGTTTACAAATGGAGAGTAAAATTGTAATTAACACAATCCTTGTTTTACAGGGTATAACTGAAcagcatggctgaaatcgtggtgcacacaggaaggcttcacctttcttgaacattggagcactttctacaacaaggactatctatacaggtgggacggactgcacttaaacagaaagggaaccaatctactcggagaaaggatccttcaggcggtccagaagcatttaaactagaaaggaaggggggagaaaacaaaaaaactgaagggagaccacatcaaaacaagggcaacaactcaggtaagaccactattaaatgtatttatcttaatgctagaagtctcagaaacaaaatgttagaacttgaagctactgcactaacaagtaactacgatgtgataggtgttacagaaacttggttgtctgagagtgatggagacgaatataattttagtgggtacacactatataggaaagacaggcaggacagaagaggcggaggggtagcactatacataagaaatagtcttgaagcccaggtgttaaatcaggacaaagaaaacaatgcagaatcaatatgggtcagaataatggacacaaattcaaagggcataataataggagcatgctatagaccgccaaattcagacgctgaacaaaataatctgttgtacaatgacatttgaaatgcgtgtagaaaaggagaagccatactaatgggggatttcaacttcccctgtataaaatgggaaaacccgatggggggcacgacggacgaaattgaaatggtggaaatgacaaatgactgcttcctaacgcaatttgtcaaggcttgccttgacttagtcttttcaaataatgaagacagaataactaaaacagaggtcagagagccattggcaaactcagaccacaacatggtctcatttgaaatattttttaaaaccccaaaagtaatgaataaagctaaggtttacaattttagaaaagcaaactacgaaggtatgaaacagagactaatagaagtagattggagtaaaatagagaaaacatccacagaaaaaggatggctgttttttaaaaatgtagtactagaggcacaaaacaattacatcccaaaagtagacaaatctaaatctaaaacaaaatggccaaaatggtttaatagatcaattaaaaaaaatattcagcgaaaaaaggcactttacagagcgtttaaaagggaccaaaaacaaagcacacagaaagagtacttggaactgcaaacacaagtcaaaaaggaagttagaaaggccaagagagagatagaaatcaatattgctaagggggctaaaaccaattccaaaatgtttttccaatattacaacagcaagagaacattcaaagaggaggttaaatgtctaagagacacaaatggcaaaatcatagatgaagaaaaaaaatagcaaatatattaaatgattacttttcacagatttttacaaaggaggacacagacaacatgccccacatgttgacttgttcctatccaattttaaataactttagcataacagaggcagaagtgttaaagggactaggagctcttaaaataaacaaatcccctgggccagatgagatcctcccaatagtactcaaagaaatgaaagaagttatttacaaactgctaaccaagatcatgcaacagtctcttgacacaggggttgaaCCGACAgcctggaaaatagcaaacgtaataccgatccacaaaaagggagacaaaaccgaaccaggtaactacagaccagtaagcctgacttctattatatgtaaacttatggaaactataataagatccaaaatggaaaattacctatatggtaacaatatcctgggagacagccagcatggttttaggaaagggagatcgtgtctaactaacctgcttgacttttttgaggatgcaacattgaaaatggataactgcaaagcatacgacatggtctatttagatttccagaaagcttttgacaaagtcccgcataaaagattaattctcaaactgaacgcagtagggattcaaggaaatgcatgcacatggattagggagtggttaacaggtagaaaacagaaagtaatggagtgaggtaaccagtggagtaccacagggatcagtattaggtcctctgctattcctaatttacattaatgatttagattctggtatagtaagcaaactcgttaaatttgcagacgacacaagaataggaggagtggcaaacactgttgaagcagcaaaggtcattcaaaatgatctagacagcattcagaattgggcagacacatggcaaatgaaatttaatagagaaaagtgtaaagtattgcatgcgggcaataaaaatgtgcattataaatatcatatgggagatagtgaaattgaagaagggaactatgaaaaagacctaggagtttatgttgactcagaaatgtcttcatctagacaatgtggggaagctataaaaaaggctaacaagatgctcggatatattgtgagaagtgttgaatttaaatcaagggaagtaatgttaaaactcttcaatgcattagtaagacctcacctagaatattgtgttcagttctggtcacctcgttacaaaaaggatattgctgctctagaaagagtgcaaagaagagcaaccagaattatcccaggtttaaaaggcatgtcatatgcagacaggctaaaagaattgaatctattcagtcttgaacaaagaagactacgcggcgatctgattcaaacattcaaaatcctaaaaggtatagacaatgtcaacccgggggacttctttgacttgaaaaaagaaaaaaggaccaggggtcataaatggagattagataaaggggcattcagaacagaaaacaggaggcacttttttacacagagaattgtgagggtctggaaccaactccccagtaatgttgttgaagctgacacccggggatccttcaagaagctgcttgatgagattctgggatcaataagctactaacaaccaaacgagcaagatgggctgaatggcatcctctcgtttgtaaactttcttatgttcttatgttcttatgttctaatctaTCTGTTGAACTCCAAACAGGGgcatttacccacttttttatttacctcTACAGGTAAGGTTTATTTACCTCTACAGGTACATGCTTCAGAAGTTTCAGAAGTCTGCCCATTGAGTTAATTTTGTCCCAACCCCTTTTTATTCACAGTGTCATCTCCAAGCACCCATGATGTGCAAGCCTAGTGTAATGCTCAAAAACGAATGAATGAACAAAACAACGATAACACAGGACTTTCTTGTTAATAAAGGTTCAGTGTTAAATAATTCTCAACCCTATTCAAACTGTTTACAGCACTAGTTAGGCCATGCATGTCTGTCTAGGAAACCCTGGATTTCAGTTAAGTAGCACCTTTTATATATGCATCTGAGATTTGGGTTGAATTATTATAACCCCACATCTTCTCTTTGCGATTACCCCCTTATAAATGGTCACTAGCGTTGCGCAAAcgctaaaactaaaaaaataaaaaatgaattttgtTATAATTCATTTTTGTTATAAATAGTGTCTGTCATGAGTCATTGTTTACAGTCGTCTCCAAGACCTCACTCCCCCATATCTGCACTCAGGGGGTCTATTTATACATACAAACCAATGAGGCAACATGAGATGAGTGAGTACCACATATGTGTCGtgataataatgtacagtacactcCCTTTAACAACATCCCAGGCTTACACATGTCTCAAGGGTGGAAATTCCTTCAGATTTCAcaaagtatgttttgtttttgtttttacagatgaCTTGAACACCTCCAGGGGAAACAAAAAAGCAAACGGAAAACAGACACACGTGTGTCATCCCCCTTTCTGATATTACATAAAATGTCTGTCAAATGGGTGGGAATATAAGAAATAGTTTTATATTATCACTCCAGCACTGTGATTATCAACTCTGCAATTAACACTGCAATAACTTAAAACAGCTGCACCCCCTTCCAGTCTCATTAAGCTcagatttctttattacaatcTGAGGATAAAACTTGAAAGTAGCTGTATTTAAAGTAGATATTTACAATGTTCATacattaatattaatttaaaaactacTGTATAGTACAACAACTATTTTGGCTATATATATGATCAAAACACAATACACAGTTTCACTCATGTATAGTCAAAATAGCTATAAACGGCTGTTACAATAACCACAATAGTAACAAGCACGTCAGTGACATTAATCCCCGGCCATGGCTGTAAATACCAAATCAGAGCTGTCAgtaaagtagatcaccatgatattcacaagtaaaaatgtaaatttgacATACATGCAGACACACCTGCATAGTCTCCTTGATTCGTATACTAGCATTTATGAATCCTGCTGAGGTTTCTCCAAGGGGTGATTCATTTACCACCTTATTACCAGAACTGCATACAATAAACATACAGTAACAttcaaatgtaattgtgacaTATGGTCAGACACACGGCCTGACAGACAGGGCACCGTTAAATACACCCAGACTATGAAACACTAACGAATGTACTTAGCAAGCTTAATCAGATTTGGACAAGGGTTTTTCTGGAAGAGTCTAGATGAATAAAGAAGGTGCCAGTCAGACAGACTGACTTCATACAAACTCAGACTAAGATACTCAAAACATGCGCTAAAGAATGTCCTCAGAACGTTTAATCAGAATTGGACAAAGGGTTCTCTAGAGTCtagataagtaaaaaaaaaaaagttccagtcAGACAGACGGGCAGACTTCACACAACCCCAGATTGCTAAAGAATATCCTTAGCaggggtgtagtggagccggagcgGGGCGGAGCGGCGCTCCGGCACTTTTTCAATCCatgtttttcaattgcaaatgttcacatttataaatacatatatttaaaatattttcgtgttcgaattttgtctaaacacttgtagtaagcattgcctgcggctctgtgccagctgtgcgaatttgcgacagacagacagctagctatacgtttaataaagacaagctgtcggctaaaacatcaagtaatctgaaaaacgatgtcaccacaataagcagcacagttgctgcttttgattggtccattattatgccattaaaatatgctgtcattccagttttttttttttagcaaatcaattttgaaagtgatgttgctgacaaccaatcagagaaggaggcggttcgttccttggccgtaactgaggtgatgatattagtaacggtattaataataataaaaaacaactcgcAAATCAAAAATGTCTGGTCTCGGAGGTAGTAAACGAACTCGTCAAGAGACTTTGATACAATATTTTGGCAATAGtagtaaaaaacagaagatcgtttgttgtacggcagaagcagaacctacagtggaaccagaacctacagcagttgaagaaaaaagCGCGGAGAAACAGTCATGGCCAAACATCTGGAGTTCTGAGGTatgggaagaaaagaaacaactttacactttccttgactgtgcggatggtaatctgggctgtcgtgtttgtagacgtgtttctgcgctgtcagttttgaaaagtcagggtgtttctctgtcttctgagtggaaaaattacagtgttgggtacaatggaaaaactcgagagcaacagctacgatctttgagaaaaaagatagctgaacacaagaaatccagcgctcataacaaggccactgcattgttacagcagaacacagaggacattattgggaaatgtgttgacagtgcaaaaaggcgagatcacgaaactacctgtaaaatattttctactgcttactaccttgcaaaacaaaatcgaccctattctgatcatcaggccttactggaactgcaagaaataaatggtgttaatgtgggaactggtcttcattccagatacagcgccactcaaattatcaaccacgtttctgatgaaatggtcaaaaaggcctgtgagagaataatacacatcgatggaaaaattgctgtgttaattgatgaatcaacagctctgaatggttccccagcacttattgtgcatctcaaatgCGAGACAGACAAGACACGTGACCCTCACTTCATGTTTTTGGAGTTAGTTGAACTTTTTGATCAGTCAGCTGAGTCCATAGTGTTAGCGCTTACTAAGTGTCTTCAAAAACACGGGTTTGACCATGCATACTTACAGAAGAATCTTGTTGCATTTGCAAGTGACGGTGCAAGTGTAATGCTTGGGAAAAAATCTGTTGTGGCAAAACGAATTTCAGACATGTACCCCAACATTGTTGTCTGGCACTGTCTAAATCACAGACTCGAACTTGCAGTTGCCGATAGTGTTTCTGAGACTACTGGCATGAACCATTTTCATTCTTTCATGGACAAGCTATACTCAGTCTACAGTAGATCAGCACTAAATCAGCAAGAACTCCGAAATTGTGCGAAGGAACTGGATGCTGTCTTGAGGAAAATTGGTCGTGTACTGGATGTGAGATGGGTTTCCAGTTCGTTCAGGACTGTCTCCGCTGTGTGGGAAAGTTTTGAAGTTCTGTCGACTCATTTTAAAGCTGCCGTAAGCTCTAAGCGGACTTCTGCTGAAAGAGCGACATACAGCGGTCTACTGTGAAAAGGCTGTGCTCGCCAGAATTTCTCATTGACCTCGGAGTTATGTACGATGCCTTATACGAACTTTcactgctgtcagagattctccagAAACGGACTACTACATTGGTTTATGCAGATAAAATGGCACGTAGAACAGTAAGGATTTTTGAATCCATGAATGAGAATGTAGGTACAAAGACTCTTGAAGCGCAGATAGCTGCCATGGAAGGaacatttaaatctacagtgctgacgtcgaatcccaaacatgtaaaaataaatcataaacaattccttaccaaactcgccaatcatatgaaagaacgactttttacaaccactgcatcaaatgagaaggtatgttcataaaccttgtacagatttttttaattttaatagctagcctaattgtttgcaattaacgagcagaggggggcgttaatttcagtttcatgtgtagtataaaactgcaactgagaagtatatacaaataaattataaacatctGCACTCCTGTCAGTCTCATCGCAGGTGCATAGACTAATGTAAatataagaatagaaaaacactcccgcacagtatatgtattctgcaaaatctcacttttattatttactttatttaatcctactcaaaactacaaaacgcatatatatatatatatatatatatatatatatatatatatatatatatatatatatatatatatacacagttaaggtttcgaaaatacattttagaaatgctaccATTAATTTCAAATAGCTTATTCTTTCAGGCTTCTTCCGAGGTGAATTGCCAAAAATATGAAAGTCTTCTTTCTGAGCTCTTGGTCCTGGATCCACACCACTGGCCTGCAGAACTACCCCAGGGTTATGGCGAAAATGAAGTTGAAAGATTGTGTCGGCGCTTTCAGCTAAATGAACGTattatcaaaaatgcatttcGAGATTTTAAGGAGAACAACGGAAGAATTCCAGATGATTTAGCTCCACTTATTAACTGCACACGTGTGATCCCGTGCAGTACTGCTGAATGTGAAAGGGGATTCAGCCAAATGAACTTAATTATAACTGATCAGCGTTCCAAAATTTTAATCAAACATGCTTCAGCCTTAATGTTTATCAAGCTTCATGGACCCCCTTTGAGACAGTGGAATCCAAGCCCTTATGTGACCACTTGGTTGCGACACAATCATCGATCCGCAGATGACAGCCGTACACGGGTGGCAGCTCCAATTTCCAGCGACTCCCCTGACGCTCTGTGGCAGTTCCTATAGTTGACTAAAAACAACCTGTGATTGGTAAGTGcaacttttaattttctatagagaggggagattttacagaaatttgttaagtaaaatatgtgttatattattattaaaaaaaccccGATTAAATCGCGTTAAATGGAAAGTGGGCGTAACTGTTAATACCTcgttaactatttaattgattctcattgggaccgctccgctacttttttttttaccactacaccactgatccTTAGCATGTTTTATGTCAGCGTTTAAAGTGAGCTTCTAAAATCCGATTACCTTTAGAGTACCTCCTGCAGGACTGTGTCCAAGATAATACTTTAGATCACCAAATACCTTTTACTTGTGACCAAAGTCGGATTCACCAGCCTCCAGATGGAAATGCATAATCAATATACACACAGTGGCATGTACAAAGCCCCTTCAGAATCGAGTATTTCTAAAATGAAACTTAACCTTGCATCTGATACATTTATTCCAACAGTATCACATTTCACTCTGAAAATATTAAGAATGGCTTGATGGATAACATCTATTATTGCTTGGATTCAGTTGTTCATGAATAAGAGAACGGTATGAAAGAGTTTGCTCTTGTTCTGCTTAGGATTGGTTTTAGAAACAGAATTATTTGCAGTTGTTACTTGAGGATGACAGGGGCTGTTGATAAAATAGACAATGTTTAAGGTTTGTTATTTGACAATGTTTAAGGTTTGTTATTTGATTGCTTTATGGTTACAATCACATTCTCCATTTGTATAGTAACCTGTTGACAAACAATGGGTATTATTGTCCACTGAATCATGCTGTATGAGCAGGCAATGACTTGTGCAGCTCTCATCAATAAGTATATTAAACATACTTctcatattaaatacatttgctaATTCCCAAAATTGAAACCAGTGATCTCATCTTACCAGACAAACCCACATAGTCCCGACCACAGAACAGACAGCATTTGGCTGGATAACTATTACAGAATTTTCCCTCATGACTCACGCAGGTACTGATGTGTGGATAAGCTGAGCACCACAGCACCCACAACAAATAAGTCATTATTACTGCATGACAAACTGGTTAAAAGTAGCTTGAGCCAACAATGACATTACAAGAGAAAACCCGTCTGGAgaaacctcctgtgtctctccatTATAAAGGAAGTGATATCACCTTCCTGTTCAATATGTGTAGGAGCAACTACTGTAATAGTCATGAAGCTGGATGATGCTCCCTGCTGTCATTAATCGCTAGCAACAAATCCCAGGGTCTGTAGAGAAAATAATATGAAAGGAATGTTAATGAGATGCTAATTACCTTTAGCATTCTTTCGAATGATGGAGTAAcatgtggtggtggtgtgtgtggaATAATGTGTGGCCGAGTCATAACTGCACCTTCCTCTTTATACCACACATACAGTAGATGGATTACAGCACTACTGGGCATTACAAATCTTGTTGTCGGTTGATCTCTGCAATGGCTTTGACTGTCACACATGTGTTTGAACACCCTGGTAAAATTTGTTTAGTCCcctattttatttgtaatattatacTAGTAGTAATTTGTGATACTGtggaaaataaatagacataGGTGTTTAACAACTGATAAAACTTGTAATTGCCAATTAATCACTTttatgctgtttatttatttatttatttatttatttatttatttatttttccatttaataTTTTCCAGCTCTTTACAAACACTGAGTTTGTTTATGATTTGCAATGGCATATCCCGAGCCCTCTAGGTCAAGTCTCCATTGGCCATTTTGCCGGTGCCATACCAGTACCAAACCCTGAAACATCAGCCTCATAACACATCTGAATCTGGTCCCAG
The Acipenser ruthenus chromosome 3, fAciRut3.2 maternal haplotype, whole genome shotgun sequence genome window above contains:
- the LOC131726153 gene encoding zinc finger protein 862-like yields the protein MYDALYELSLLSEILQKRTTTLVYADKMARRTVRIFESMNENVGTKTLEAQIAAMEGTFKSTVLTSNPKHVKINHKQFLTKLANHMKERLFTTTASNEKASSEVNCQKYESLLSELLVLDPHHWPAELPQGYGENEVERLCRRFQLNERIIKNAFRDFKENNGRIPDDLAPLINCTRVIPCSTAECERGFSQMNLIITDQRSKILIKHASALMFIKLHGPPLRQWNPSPYVTTWLRHNHRSADDSRTRVAAPISSDSPDALWQFL